The proteins below come from a single Vibrio natriegens NBRC 15636 = ATCC 14048 = DSM 759 genomic window:
- a CDS encoding YvcK family protein codes for MSIYTDNKVVAVGGGHGLGRMLAALSDFRGNATGIVATTDNGGSTGRIRHCQGGIAWGDMRNCINQLITEPSISSMMFEYRFKGSGELDGHNLGNLMLTALDNLSVRPLDAINLIRNMLKVDVNILPMSEHPSDLSALSIDGKWVTGETNVDHMETDLRRLDLSPEVPATKEAVAALSEANAIVLGPGSFLTSIMPPLLLPELGKAIANNKNAKVIFVANLSPEYGPAGRMSMEQKLEWCERALQGRKIDVVLAEKAEQEVLDRWNVVTESLASSNRDWRHDRNKLKKAIEDQLVSQS; via the coding sequence ATGAGTATCTATACGGATAACAAAGTAGTCGCAGTTGGCGGTGGCCATGGTTTAGGTAGAATGTTAGCAGCACTGAGCGATTTTCGTGGCAACGCGACGGGCATCGTCGCTACCACTGATAATGGTGGCTCCACTGGCCGAATTCGTCATTGTCAGGGTGGTATCGCTTGGGGTGATATGCGCAACTGCATCAACCAGTTGATCACTGAACCATCTATCAGTTCAATGATGTTCGAGTATCGCTTCAAGGGCAGTGGCGAACTTGACGGTCACAATTTAGGTAATTTAATGCTCACCGCTCTGGACAACCTTTCGGTCCGTCCATTGGATGCGATCAATCTTATTCGCAATATGCTTAAAGTCGATGTGAATATTCTACCTATGTCAGAGCACCCATCCGATCTGTCTGCCCTATCTATCGATGGCAAATGGGTCACCGGAGAAACCAATGTCGACCACATGGAGACTGACCTTCGCCGTTTAGACCTCTCTCCTGAAGTACCCGCAACAAAAGAAGCAGTGGCAGCATTATCAGAGGCTAATGCCATTGTTCTGGGGCCGGGAAGCTTTCTGACCAGCATCATGCCACCGCTGTTATTGCCAGAGCTAGGTAAAGCGATCGCTAACAATAAAAACGCCAAAGTCATTTTTGTCGCGAACTTGAGTCCGGAATATGGTCCTGCCGGCCGTATGAGCATGGAGCAAAAATTAGAATGGTGTGAGCGCGCATTGCAAGGCAGAAAAATCGATGTCGTTCTTGCTGAAAAAGCAGAACAAGAAGTGCTCGATAGATGGAATGTGGTCACCGAGTCACTGGCTTCAAGCAATCGCGACTGGCGTCATGACCGTAATAAACTCAAGAAAGCCATCGAAGATCAACTTGTTAGCCAGAGTTAA
- the luxU gene encoding quorum-sensing phosphorelay protein LuxU — protein sequence MSMNILNQKKIDDLSMEIGSDNVPVLLDIFLGEIDTYIRNLSQFDDADQLVYLKEISHALKSSAASFGADRLCDLAISIDKKAKAGELAVEGEEATTMIDVLRDTQEVYRSWSL from the coding sequence ATATACTTAACCAAAAGAAAATAGACGATCTGTCCATGGAGATTGGCAGCGACAATGTACCAGTGTTGCTTGATATTTTTTTAGGTGAAATAGACACTTACATTAGAAACTTGTCTCAGTTCGATGACGCCGATCAACTGGTATATTTGAAAGAAATCAGCCATGCGTTAAAAAGCAGTGCTGCCAGTTTTGGTGCTGATCGTTTGTGTGACTTAGCAATCTCTATTGATAAGAAAGCGAAAGCGGGAGAGTTGGCGGTAGAAGGAGAAGAAGCCACTACCATGATCGACGTTCTGCGCGATACACAAGAGGTTTACCGCTCCTGGAGCCTATAA